Genomic DNA from Candidatus Edwardsbacteria bacterium:
AGGAAGATATTAGAAGTCGAGCCAGTTAATGTGGAAATTATTGGCAATTATGCAAATGTCTTAATGGAAATAAATAAAAATTACGATCAAGCAGAGGAATTATATAAGAAGATATTGGATATTGACCCTACCCATTGTAATACTCTTGGAAATTATGCACGTTTGTTGTTATGGAAGGGCAACATGGAAAAGGCCAAAGAATACATAGAAAAAGCTTTCGCAAGTAACAAAGAAAACCAAGATTTAATGTGTGAATTATGGTTTTATCGTTATGCGCATTTTCCCGAATATTATGAAATAGGGAAACAAAAATTAGAAGAACTAATTAATGCAGGCGTAAAATCTATTGGGTGGAATTTAAAGCCAAATATTGAAATTGCTAAAAAGGCTGGACACCCAGAAATAGAAACGTTAGAAAAATTCGCAAAGCAAATAACAGAACCATAGATTAAAAATTCCTTGTCTAATACTTAAAAGCCCCCTTCCCAAGGGGGCCTTTTTTATTTCCCGCACCTATTCTAAAAATATTTCAATAAATCTTCATTTGGGTCATTGACGAAAATTTGCCAAATAGACTATTATTAGTAAAACAAACCCAAAATAATTAATAAATACATCTTGACAATACATCACAATTGATGTAGAATGAAAAAGACTTGGAAGATCATTTATTACGAGACGGAAGGCGGGGAATCCCGGATAGAAGACTTTATAAAAGCCCTTCCGCCCAGAAGCCGGGCAAAGGTCATGAGTTTTATCGGTCTGCTGGAGGAACGCGGACCCGATCTGCCCAGGCCCTATGCCGACCTGCTGAAAGACGGCATTCACGAATTGAGGATAAAGGTCACCGGCAATCAGTACCGTTTTTTGTATTTCTTTTGTTTCCGGGATTATATCGTTTTAACCCATGCAATACGTAAAAATTCCGACCGGGTGCCTGCCGGGGAAATAAAGGCGGCTGTGGGCATCAGGTGTGATTTTCTTAAGAGGTACAGCCTGAAAAAGCTACAGGAGGAGTTCAATGAAGACATTTCAAAAGCATCTTAAAAAGGAGATGCAAAATAAAAAATTTACCAAGGCATACCGGGAAGAAAAGGAATTGGCGGAATTGGCCGTTAAGATAGCAGAAACCAGAACTGCATATCATTTGACCCAAAGGGAACTGGCATCTAAGGCCCATATAACCCAGCAGCAGTTATCCAAGGTCGAGAACGGCGAGAACTGCTATATGACAACCCTGCTTAAAATATTCAGGGCATTGGATCTGGATTTTTCACTTTGCTCTGCCGGCCGTAAAATATAGCCGTTCATAACCGGTCAATCGATGGATATTGCGGCCCCCTTCTATAAGGGGGGCATTTTTATTCCCCTATTGCATTTTCCCTAACTATTTGCGATAATACCCCAAATGCCAGAAAAGATACAAAATACCTATCCCCGCCGTAAATCCCAGCCAGTCAAGGTGGGGAATATCGTCATCGGCGGCAGTGCCCCGGTGTCCATCCAGTCCATGACCAACACCGATCCCTGCAACGTCAGGGCCACTTTGGCCCAGATAAAAAAATTAGAGAAGGCCGGGTGCCAGATCATCCGCCTGGCGGTGCCGGATAAAAAGTCCGCCACCGCTCTGGCCCGTATCCGGCAGGGCACCAAAATGCCCTTGGTGGCCGATATCCATTTCGACCACCGCCTGGCCCTGATGGCCCTGGATGCCGGGGTGGACAAACTGCGCATCAACCCCGGGAACATCGGCTCTCAAGATAAGATCAGACAGGTGGTCAAGGCTGCGGCCGGTAAAAAGGTTCCCATCCGCATCGGGGTCAATGCCGGCTCGCTGGAGAAGGATATTCTGACCCGGGACGGCCATCCCACCGCCCGGGGCATGGTAGCCAGCGCCCTGCGCCATGTTCAGATACTGGAGGACCTGGGATTCGACGATATCGTCATCTCGCTCAAAGGCACGGACGTGCCCATGACCATCGAGGCCTATAGAAAAATATCCAAAATGATTCCCTATCCTTTGCACCTGGGCATCACCGAAGCCGGGACCCCGGCGGCCGGTGCCATCCGTTCGGCGGTGGGCATCGGGACCCTTTTGGCCGAGGGCATCGGGGACACCATCCGAGTATCGCTATCAGGCGATCCGGCCCGGGAGATCCCGGTGGCCCGGGAGATCGTTCAGTCATTGGGGCTGGGAACCTTCGGCCCGGTGGTCCATGCCTGCCCCACCTGCGGCCGCTGCAAGATAGACGTGGCCAGGATCGCTGCTCAGGTGGAGAGGAGAATCGCCGGGATAAAAAAACCGCTAAAAGTGGCGGTGATGGGCTGTGTGGTCAACGGGCCGGGCGAGGCCCGGGAGGCCGACCTGGGGATCGCCGGCGGCGACGGTCTGGGCCTGCTGTTCCAAAAGGGAAAGATCATAGCCAAGGTCAAAGAAAAGGATATGGTGAACCAATTGGTATCGTTAGCCAAAAAAATGTAAACACATATTTTTTTAGGACACGGATAAACACTGATTTACTAATCATGTACCAAACAGGAGATACTCCACATAAGTTTAAAGTTAAAATTCAAAGAACAATAACCTTTGTGTCTTGGTGTCTTTGTGGTTTAATTAGGTCAGTTAAATCTGCGTCCAATAAATTCCGGTTAATCCGGTTTAGTAATCAGGAGTAATTTATGAAGAAAAAAGGGATTTTCATAACCTTGATCGTGGCCGCGGTGCTGATGGTCGTCGTCATCTTCGTCGGCGCCATCGTGATGGCGGTGTCCGACAACAGCGCCATGGATATCTCCTACGGAAAATCGGTGGGGCTGGTGGAGATCGTCGGGCCGATAGTCTCATCCGAAAACGCCGTGCGGATGATAAAGAAATACCGCGACAACAACTCCGTCAAGGCCATCGTGATCCGGCTGGAGACGCCGGGCGGCGGAGTGGCCGCTTCCCAGGAGATATATGAGGCTATCAAAACGGCCAGGGAAAAGAAGCCGGTGGTCTGCTCCATGGGCGAGGTGGCGGCCTCCGGCGGGTATTATATAGCCTGCGGCTGCGATTCCATCGTGGCCAATCCCGGCAGCCTCACCGGCTCCATCGGGGTCATTTTAAGCTACGCCGTGGTGGAGGAACTGTTCAGGAAGATCGGCATCAGCTATGAGGTGATCAAGGCCGGAGCGGTAAAGGATATGGGCTCGCCCTTCCGCCAGATGTCTCCCCAGGAGAGGGCGTTATTGCAGGCCACCATAGACGACGTGCATCTGCAGTTTATGGAAGCGGTGTCGGAGGGCCGCAGCATCCCGCTGGACTCGGTAAAATTGTTTGCCGATGGCAGGGTTCTCTCCGGACGGCAGGCCTATCAGCTTAAACTGGTTGACAGGCTGGGAACCCAGGACGATGCAGTGATAATGGCCGGTAACATGGCCGGGCTTAAGGAAACCCCCAAGGTGATCAAGGAGAGGAAACGCCGTCCCTCGATATTCGACCTGCTGGCCGAAAGCGCCGAGACCCTGTCCAACTTGAATAGATCAGCCCAGACCAAACTGGAGTATCGGCTGGGGAATTAGGCTGAAAAGGGATTTTCTTGACAGGCGGGGCCGAAAACTGGTAAAATTGGTTTATTGATATTTGGGGCGGCCCTTCAGTAGCAAGGCAAAGGGCCGGGCTCAGGACAGGGAAGCAATAACATTAGTAAGGCGGCTTAGCCAAGTGGTAAGGCGACGGTCTGCAAAACCGTTATTCAGCGGTTCGAACCC
This window encodes:
- a CDS encoding tetratricopeptide repeat protein codes for the protein NINDAKKYFEKALDLDPKNITIIGYNADFLSKYLKEYEKAEKLYRKILEVEPVNVEIIGNYANVLMEINKNYDQAEELYKKILDIDPTHCNTLGNYARLLLWKGNMEKAKEYIEKAFASNKENQDLMCELWFYRYAHFPEYYEIGKQKLEELINAGVKSIGWNLKPNIEIAKKAGHPEIETLEKFAKQITEP
- a CDS encoding type II toxin-antitoxin system RelE/ParE family toxin; translation: MKKTWKIIYYETEGGESRIEDFIKALPPRSRAKVMSFIGLLEERGPDLPRPYADLLKDGIHELRIKVTGNQYRFLYFFCFRDYIVLTHAIRKNSDRVPAGEIKAAVGIRCDFLKRYSLKKLQEEFNEDISKAS
- a CDS encoding helix-turn-helix domain-containing protein, encoding MKTFQKHLKKEMQNKKFTKAYREEKELAELAVKIAETRTAYHLTQRELASKAHITQQQLSKVENGENCYMTTLLKIFRALDLDFSLCSAGRKI
- the ispG gene encoding flavodoxin-dependent (E)-4-hydroxy-3-methylbut-2-enyl-diphosphate synthase is translated as MPEKIQNTYPRRKSQPVKVGNIVIGGSAPVSIQSMTNTDPCNVRATLAQIKKLEKAGCQIIRLAVPDKKSATALARIRQGTKMPLVADIHFDHRLALMALDAGVDKLRINPGNIGSQDKIRQVVKAAAGKKVPIRIGVNAGSLEKDILTRDGHPTARGMVASALRHVQILEDLGFDDIVISLKGTDVPMTIEAYRKISKMIPYPLHLGITEAGTPAAGAIRSAVGIGTLLAEGIGDTIRVSLSGDPAREIPVAREIVQSLGLGTFGPVVHACPTCGRCKIDVARIAAQVERRIAGIKKPLKVAVMGCVVNGPGEAREADLGIAGGDGLGLLFQKGKIIAKVKEKDMVNQLVSLAKKM
- the sppA gene encoding signal peptide peptidase SppA, translated to MKKKGIFITLIVAAVLMVVVIFVGAIVMAVSDNSAMDISYGKSVGLVEIVGPIVSSENAVRMIKKYRDNNSVKAIVIRLETPGGGVAASQEIYEAIKTAREKKPVVCSMGEVAASGGYYIACGCDSIVANPGSLTGSIGVILSYAVVEELFRKIGISYEVIKAGAVKDMGSPFRQMSPQERALLQATIDDVHLQFMEAVSEGRSIPLDSVKLFADGRVLSGRQAYQLKLVDRLGTQDDAVIMAGNMAGLKETPKVIKERKRRPSIFDLLAESAETLSNLNRSAQTKLEYRLGN